Proteins co-encoded in one Arthrobacter globiformis genomic window:
- the gyrB gene encoding DNA topoisomerase (ATP-hydrolyzing) subunit B yields MANDNADIETVEPVMEDALTSGTPAEAATPREYGASDITVLEGLEAVRKRPGMYIGSTGLRGLHHLVYEVVDNSVDEALAGYCTHIEVVLQADGGVKVTDDGRGIPVDIHPTEGKPTVEVVMTILHAGGKFGGGGYAVSGGLHGVGISVVNALSTRVNTEVRRQGHVWRMSFADGGKPQGALVQGEETAETGTTQTFYPDPSIFESTLFDFETLRARFQQMAFLNKGLKITLTDERQATAGTDEAGDLDLDGVLTEGEVLAEHRTVVYQYNDGLLDYVKHLNSSKKVDVVHEDVIAFETEDTERHIAVEMAMQWTTAYSESVHTYANTINTHEGGTHEEGFRAAMTSLINRYAREKTIIKEKDENLTGDDIREGLTAVISVKLSEPQFEGQTKTKLGNSEVKGFVQRVVTDQLGDWLERNPGPAKDVIRKAISAAQARMAARKARDNARRKSPLESFGMPGKLSDCSSKDPSKCEVYLVEGDSAGGSAKRGRNPETQAILPLRGKILNVERARLDKALGNNEVQSMITAFGTGIGEDFDLSKLRYHKIVLMADADVDGQHITTLLMTLLFRYMRPLIENGYVYLAQPPLYRIKWSNAPHDYVFSDRERDAVLVSGQAAGRRIPKENGIQRYKGLGEMDYTELWDTTMDPDRRTLLQVTMEDAAAADQIFAVLMGEDVESRRNFIQQNAKDVRFLDI; encoded by the coding sequence GTGGCTAACGACAATGCAGATATCGAGACAGTGGAGCCTGTAATGGAGGATGCCCTGACGTCCGGCACACCGGCTGAGGCGGCCACACCGCGGGAGTACGGCGCCAGCGACATCACGGTTCTTGAGGGCCTCGAGGCCGTACGGAAACGGCCCGGCATGTACATCGGCTCGACCGGTCTGCGCGGCCTGCACCACCTGGTGTATGAAGTGGTGGACAACTCCGTGGATGAGGCCCTCGCAGGGTATTGCACGCACATCGAAGTTGTTCTGCAGGCAGACGGCGGCGTCAAGGTCACTGATGACGGCCGCGGCATCCCGGTAGACATCCACCCCACCGAGGGCAAGCCCACGGTCGAGGTGGTGATGACCATCCTGCATGCGGGCGGTAAGTTCGGCGGCGGCGGCTACGCCGTGTCCGGTGGCCTTCACGGCGTAGGCATTTCCGTGGTCAACGCCCTCTCCACCCGCGTGAACACGGAGGTCCGCAGGCAGGGACACGTCTGGCGCATGTCCTTTGCCGACGGCGGCAAGCCCCAGGGCGCCCTGGTCCAGGGCGAGGAAACTGCCGAGACCGGAACCACCCAGACCTTCTACCCGGATCCGAGCATTTTCGAATCCACCTTGTTCGACTTCGAGACGCTCCGCGCGCGTTTCCAGCAGATGGCCTTCCTCAACAAGGGGCTGAAAATCACCCTGACGGACGAGCGCCAGGCGACGGCCGGCACGGACGAAGCCGGCGACCTGGACCTGGACGGCGTGCTGACCGAGGGCGAGGTCCTCGCCGAGCACCGCACCGTGGTGTACCAGTACAACGATGGCCTCCTTGATTACGTCAAGCACCTGAACTCGAGCAAAAAGGTGGATGTTGTCCACGAGGACGTCATCGCGTTCGAGACCGAGGACACCGAGCGGCACATCGCCGTCGAGATGGCAATGCAGTGGACCACAGCGTATTCCGAAAGCGTCCACACGTACGCCAACACCATCAACACCCACGAAGGCGGCACCCACGAAGAGGGGTTCCGCGCCGCGATGACATCGCTCATCAACCGCTATGCGCGCGAGAAGACCATCATCAAGGAAAAGGACGAGAACCTTACCGGCGACGACATCCGCGAAGGCCTGACGGCCGTCATTTCCGTGAAGCTGTCCGAGCCGCAGTTCGAGGGCCAGACCAAAACCAAGCTCGGCAACTCCGAGGTCAAGGGCTTCGTGCAGCGCGTGGTCACCGACCAGCTCGGCGACTGGCTGGAGCGGAACCCCGGCCCCGCCAAGGACGTCATCCGCAAAGCCATTTCAGCGGCCCAGGCCCGCATGGCCGCGCGCAAGGCCCGTGACAACGCGCGCCGGAAGAGCCCTCTGGAGTCCTTCGGCATGCCGGGCAAGCTATCCGACTGCTCCTCAAAAGATCCCTCGAAGTGCGAGGTGTACCTGGTGGAGGGGGACTCGGCAGGCGGTTCAGCCAAGCGCGGGCGCAATCCCGAAACGCAGGCCATCCTTCCGCTCCGCGGCAAGATCCTGAACGTGGAGCGCGCCCGTCTGGACAAGGCGCTTGGCAACAACGAGGTCCAGTCCATGATCACCGCGTTCGGCACGGGCATTGGCGAGGACTTCGACCTCAGCAAGCTGCGCTATCACAAGATTGTGCTGATGGCTGATGCCGACGTTGACGGCCAGCACATCACCACGCTGCTGATGACGCTGCTGTTCCGCTACATGCGACCCCTGATCGAGAACGGCTACGTCTACCTCGCCCAGCCGCCGCTGTACCGGATCAAGTGGTCCAACGCACCGCACGACTACGTCTTCAGCGACCGTGAGCGCGACGCCGTCCTGGTTTCCGGCCAGGCAGCAGGCCGCCGCATTCCGAAGGAAAACGGCATCCAGCGCTACAAAGGCCTGGGCGAAATGGACTACACCGAGCTCTGGGACACCACCATGGACCCGGACCGGCGTACCCTCCTGCAGGTGACCATGGAGGACGCAGCAGCCGCTGACCAGATTTTCGCCGTGCTGATGGGCGAGGACGTCGAGTCGCGCCGAAACTTCATCCAGCAGAACGCCAAGGACGTCAGGTTCCTCGATATCTAG